A window of the Henckelia pumila isolate YLH828 chromosome 3, ASM3356847v2, whole genome shotgun sequence genome harbors these coding sequences:
- the LOC140888178 gene encoding uncharacterized protein → MGQNPPPPPPPAGGQPNQMDAMLEEIRRLGRQVGGRTGPMQRESPFSRAILDEELPANFKQPTLGEYDGSSDPEENFSAFLHQYASSKKYLKTSLSLINLKQSKVEPLREYVQRFNTAALEVPAATADTLVNSFTQGLRGGEFFKSLVKKPPLTYDELLGQAEKYVNLEDAQRQRRQEGTSGSKSGSKSGLKAEGKVEVGRKRNAEESSRGKGPYPYVPLSVSLEKAMQVCEERQVLARPQNAERGPRLPPSNKFCDFYQKYGHFTNDCQRLGEEVQRIISEDARIRAELTRRANPPRQGRAPQWRNQRNEGGENQGGATDGDSGRARKAHGRRLENFEVNSQLSCPNDPNINFGREDLKDVVIPHNDPLLVTLTIANYDVARIFVGTGSSVNNIFKETLDQMKLEGFELDPITTELYGFTGHALQPLGQIVLPLSLGNG, encoded by the exons ATGGGTCAGAACCCACCACCTCCTCCCCCTCCAGCAGGAGGGCAGCCGAACCAAATGGATGCGATGTTGGAGGAGATTAGGAGATTGGGCCGGCAGGTTGGAGGCCGGACTGGGCCTATGCAGAGGGAGAGCCCCTTTTCTCGGGCTATTTTAGATGAGGAACTCCCTGCAAATTTCAAACAGCCTACTTTAGGGGAGTATGATGGGAGCTCAGATCCGGAAGAGAATTT TTCAGCTTTTCTACACCAATATGCGAGtagtaaaaaatatttgaagactTCCCTCAGTTTGATTAATCTGAAGCAATCTAAGGTGGAACCCTTGAGGGAGTACGTTCAACGCTTTAATACAGCAGCTCTGGAAGTGCCTGCTGCCACTGCTGATACCTTGGTTAACTCTTTCACTCAAGGGTTGAGGGGAGGAGAATTTTTCAAATCCTTGGTCAAGAAACCTCCTTTGACTTATGATGAGCTCCTTGGCCAAGCTGAGAAGTATGTGAATTTGGAGGATGCACAGAGACAGAGAAGGCAAGAAGGAACATCTGGAAGTAAGTCAGGAAGTAAATCAGGACTAAAGGCAGAGGGTAAAGTGGAAGTTGGGAGAAAGAGGAATGCGGAAGAATCAAGCAGAGGTAAAGGGCCTTATCCTTATGTACCTCTTTCAGTGAGCCTGGAAAAAGCAATGCAGGTATGTGAGGAAAGGCAAGTGCTTGCGAGACCCCAGAATGCTGAAAGAGGCCCGCGTTTGCCTCCATCTAATAAGTTTTGTGATTTTTATCAAAAATATGGGCATTTTACTAATGACTGCCAGAGGCTAGGGGAGGAGGTGCAaagaattatttctgaagatgctCGAATCAGGGCTGAGCTGACTCGGAGAGCAAATCCTCCTCGTCAAGGCCGAGCTCCGCAATGGAGAAATCAGAGGAATGAAGGCGGGGAAAATCAAG GGGGCGCTACCGATGGAGATTCAGGGAGGGCTCGCAAAGCTCACGGGCGTAGGTTGGAAAACTTTGAGGTAAATTCTCAGCTCAGCTGTCCTAATGATCCGAACATAAATTTTGGAAGGGAAGATTTAAAAGATGTGGTGATACCTCATAATGATCCTTTATTGGTCACTTTGACCATAGCCAACTATGACGTGGCTCGCATCTTCGTGGGTACGGGGAGCTCGGTGAACAATATCTTCAAAGAGACCCTTGATCAAATGAAATTGGAAGGATTTGAGTTGGATCCAATCACCACGGAGTTGTATGGGTTCACGGGTCATGCTTTACAACCCTTGGGACAAATAGTGCTCCCATTATCTCTTGGAAACGGGTAG